In one window of Escherichia coli DSM 30083 = JCM 1649 = ATCC 11775 DNA:
- the znuC gene encoding zinc ABC transporter ATP-binding protein ZnuC has product MTSLVSLENVSVSFGQRRVLSDVSLELKPGKILTLLGPNGAGKSTLVRVVLGLVTPDEGVIKRNGKLRIGYVPQKLYLDTTLPLTVNRFLRLRPGTHKEDILPALKRVQAGHLINAPMQKLSGGETQRVLLARALLNRPQLLVLDEPTQGVDVNGQVALYDLIDQLRRELDCGVLMVSHDLHLVMAKTDEVLCLNHHICCSGTPEVVSLHPEFISMFGPRGAEQLGIYRHHHNHRHDLQGRIVLRRGNDRS; this is encoded by the coding sequence ATGACAAGTCTGGTTTCCCTGGAAAATGTCTCGGTTTCTTTTGGCCAACGCCGCGTCCTCTCTGATGTGTCGCTGGAACTTAAACCTGGAAAAATTTTGACTTTACTTGGGCCAAACGGCGCAGGTAAGTCGACACTGGTACGGGTAGTGCTCGGACTGGTAACACCCGATGAAGGGGTTATCAAGCGCAACGGAAAACTGCGCATCGGCTATGTACCGCAGAAGCTGTATCTCGACACCACGTTGCCACTGACCGTAAACCGTTTTTTACGCTTACGCCCTGGCACACATAAAGAAGATATTTTGCCTGCACTGAAACGTGTCCAGGCCGGGCATCTGATTAACGCACCGATGCAAAAGCTCTCGGGTGGCGAAACGCAGCGTGTACTGTTAGCGCGAGCATTGTTAAATCGACCGCAATTATTAGTGCTGGATGAACCCACTCAGGGCGTGGATGTGAATGGTCAGGTGGCGTTATATGACCTTATTGACCAACTGCGTCGTGAACTGGATTGTGGCGTTTTAATGGTATCTCACGATCTGCATCTGGTAATGGCAAAAACCGATGAAGTGCTTTGCCTGAATCACCACATTTGTTGTTCCGGCACACCGGAAGTTGTTTCCCTGCATCCGGAGTTTATTTCTATGTTTGGTCCTCGTGGTGCTGAACAACTGGGTATCTATCGCCATCATCATAATCATCGTCACGATTTACAGGGACGAATTGTTTTGCGTCGGGGAAATGATCGCTCATGA
- the yobI gene encoding stress response small protein YobI gives MCIFITHFFAEYVIFKYLLPI, from the coding sequence ATGTGTATTTTTATTACACATTTCTTCGCTGAATATGTAATATTTAAATATTTGCTTCCAATATAA
- the znuB gene encoding zinc ABC transporter permease subunit ZnuB, which translates to MIELLFPGWLAGIMLACAAGPLGSFVVWRRMSYFGDTLAHASLLGVAFGLLLDVNPFYAVIAVTLLLAGGLVWLEKRPQLAIDTLLGIMAHSALSLGLVVVSLMSNIRVDLMAYLFGDLLAVTPEDLISIAIGVVIVVAILFWQWRNLLSMTISPDLAFVDGVKLQRVKLLLMLVTALTIGVAMKFVGALIITSLLIIPAATARRFARTPEQMAGVAVLVGMVAVTGGLTFSAFYDTPAGPSVVLCAALLFILSMMKKQAS; encoded by the coding sequence ATGATTGAATTATTATTTCCCGGTTGGTTAGCCGGGATCATGCTCGCCTGTGCCGCGGGTCCGCTGGGTTCGTTTGTAGTCTGGCGTCGTATGTCTTATTTCGGTGATACGCTGGCTCATGCCTCATTACTTGGCGTCGCGTTTGGTTTGTTGCTGGACGTGAATCCATTCTATGCGGTGATTGCAGTTACGCTGCTGCTGGCGGGCGGTCTGGTATGGCTGGAGAAGCGTCCACAGCTGGCGATCGACACGTTATTAGGGATTATGGCGCACAGTGCCCTGTCGCTGGGCCTGGTGGTCGTTAGTCTGATGTCTAATATTCGTGTTGATTTGATGGCTTACCTGTTCGGTGATTTACTGGCAGTGACGCCAGAAGATCTCATCTCTATTGCGATTGGCGTGGTCATCGTGGTGGCTATTTTGTTCTGGCAATGGCGCAATTTGCTGTCGATGACGATTAGCCCGGATCTGGCGTTTGTTGATGGTGTGAAATTACAGCGCGTGAAATTGTTGTTGATGCTGGTGACGGCATTGACGATTGGTGTAGCGATGAAATTTGTCGGCGCGTTGATTATTACTTCACTGCTGATTATTCCTGCTGCTACTGCACGTCGCTTTGCCCGCACGCCGGAACAGATGGCTGGTGTCGCTGTTTTGGTGGGGATGGTGGCAGTGACTGGCGGTTTAACCTTTTCCGCATTTTACGATACACCTGCAGGCCCGTCGGTGGTGCTATGCGCGGCACTGTTATTTATTCTCAGTATGATGAAAAAACAGGCCAGCTAA
- the znuA gene encoding zinc ABC transporter substrate-binding protein ZnuA: MLHKKTLLFAALSAALWGGATQAADAAVVASLKPVGFIASAIADGVTETQVLLPDGASEHDYSLRPSDVKRLQNADLVVWVGPEMEAFMQKPVSKLPEAKQVTIAQLEDVKPLLMKSIHDDDDDHDHAEKSDEDHHHGDFNMHLWLSPEIARATAVAIHGKLVELMPQSRAKLDANLKDFEAQLASTETQVGNELAPLKGKGYFVFHDAYGYFEKQFGLTPLGHFTVNPEIQPGAQRLHEIRTQLVEQKATCVFAEPQFRPAVVESVARGTSVRMGTLDPLGTNIKLGKTSYSEFLNQLANQYASCLKGD; this comes from the coding sequence ATGTTACATAAAAAAACGCTTCTTTTCGCAGCATTATCCGCCGCTCTCTGGGGCGGTGCAACACAGGCCGCAGATGCCGCCGTTGTCGCTTCGCTTAAACCCGTTGGGTTCATCGCTTCTGCCATTGCTGATGGGGTAACAGAAACGCAGGTTTTACTGCCTGACGGCGCTTCAGAACATGATTATTCACTGCGTCCATCGGATGTAAAACGCTTACAGAACGCGGACTTAGTCGTTTGGGTTGGCCCGGAGATGGAAGCGTTCATGCAAAAACCGGTAAGTAAATTACCAGAAGCGAAACAGGTAACGATTGCGCAGCTAGAAGATGTGAAACCGCTGCTGATGAAAAGTATTCACGACGATGATGATGATCACGATCACGCGGAAAAAAGTGACGAAGATCACCATCACGGCGATTTCAACATGCATCTTTGGCTTTCCCCAGAGATAGCGCGGGCTACAGCGGTTGCAATCCATGGAAAATTAGTGGAACTTATGCCGCAAAGTCGAGCCAAACTTGACGCCAACCTGAAGGATTTTGAGGCACAATTAGCCTCAACCGAAACGCAGGTTGGTAACGAGCTCGCGCCGCTCAAGGGGAAAGGTTATTTCGTTTTTCACGATGCTTACGGCTACTTCGAAAAACAGTTCGGACTGACACCGCTTGGTCATTTTACCGTTAACCCTGAGATTCAACCTGGCGCGCAGCGTTTACATGAAATAAGAACACAGTTGGTTGAGCAAAAAGCAACCTGCGTTTTTGCTGAGCCACAGTTCAGGCCAGCGGTCGTTGAGAGCGTCGCACGAGGGACATCCGTTCGTATGGGAACGTTGGATCCCCTGGGGACGAATATCAAACTGGGTAAAACAAGCTATTCAGAATTCCTGAATCAATTAGCCAACCAGTATGCGAGCTGCCTGAAAGGAGATTAA
- the ruvA gene encoding Holliday junction branch migration protein RuvA → MIGRLRGIIIEKQPPLVLIEVGGVGYEVHMPMTCFYELPEAGQEAIVFTHFVVREDAQLLYGFNNKQERTLFKELIKTNGVGPKLALAILSGMSAQQFVNAVEREEVGALVKLPGIGKKTAERLIVEMKDRFKGLHGDLFTPAADLVLTSPASPATDDAEQEAVAALVALGYKPQEASRMVSKIARPDASSETLIREALRAAL, encoded by the coding sequence GTGATAGGCAGACTCAGAGGCATCATCATTGAAAAACAACCCCCGCTGGTGTTAATTGAAGTGGGCGGCGTAGGCTATGAAGTGCATATGCCGATGACCTGTTTTTATGAACTCCCTGAAGCGGGTCAGGAAGCGATCGTTTTCACCCACTTTGTGGTGCGTGAAGACGCGCAACTGCTGTACGGTTTTAACAATAAACAAGAGCGCACGTTGTTCAAAGAGTTGATCAAAACCAACGGCGTCGGCCCGAAGTTGGCGCTGGCGATCCTCTCCGGAATGTCAGCGCAGCAGTTCGTTAATGCCGTTGAGCGTGAAGAAGTGGGGGCACTGGTGAAACTGCCGGGTATTGGCAAAAAAACCGCCGAACGCTTGATTGTCGAAATGAAAGACCGATTTAAAGGTTTGCATGGCGATCTCTTTACGCCAGCCGCCGACCTGGTACTCACGTCTCCTGCCAGCCCGGCGACCGACGATGCTGAACAGGAAGCGGTTGCTGCGCTGGTGGCACTGGGCTATAAACCACAAGAAGCAAGCCGCATGGTGAGCAAAATCGCTCGCCCTGACGCCAGCAGTGAAACATTAATTCGCGAAGCCCTACGCGCCGCGTTATGA
- the pyk gene encoding pyruvate kinase — protein sequence MSRRLRRTKIVTTLGPATDRDNNLEKVIAAGANVVRMNFSHGSPEDHKMRADKVREIAAKLGRHVAILGDLQGPKIRVSTFKEGKVFLNIGDKFLLDANLGKGEGDKEKVGIDYKGLPADVVPGDILLLDDGRVQLKVLEVQGMKVFTEVTVGGPLSNNKGINKLGGGLSAEALTEKDKADIKTAALIGVDYLAVSFPRCGEDLNYARRLARDAGCDAKIVAKVERAEAVCSQEAMDDIILASDVVMVARGDLGVEIGDPELVGIQKALIRRARQLNRAVITATQMMESMITNPMPTRAEVMDVANAVLDGTDAVMLSAETAAGQYPSETVAAMARVCLGAEKIPSINVSKHRLDVQFDNVEEAIAMSAMYAANHLKGVTAIITMTESGRTALMTSRISSGLPIFAMSRHERTLNLTALYRGVTPVHFDSANDGVAAASEAVNLLRDKGYLMSGDLVIVTQGDVMSTVGSTNTTRILTVE from the coding sequence ATGTCCAGAAGGCTTCGCAGAACTAAAATCGTTACCACGTTAGGCCCGGCAACAGATCGCGATAATAACCTTGAAAAAGTTATCGCGGCGGGTGCCAACGTTGTACGTATGAATTTTTCTCACGGCTCGCCTGAAGATCACAAAATGCGCGCGGATAAAGTTCGTGAGATTGCCGCAAAACTGGGGCGTCATGTGGCTATTCTGGGTGACCTCCAGGGGCCCAAAATCCGTGTATCCACCTTTAAAGAAGGCAAAGTTTTCCTCAATATTGGGGATAAATTCCTGCTCGACGCCAACCTGGGTAAAGGTGAAGGCGACAAAGAAAAAGTCGGTATCGACTACAAAGGCCTGCCTGCTGACGTTGTGCCTGGTGACATCCTGCTGCTGGACGATGGTCGCGTCCAGTTAAAAGTACTGGAAGTCCAGGGCATGAAAGTGTTCACCGAAGTGACCGTCGGTGGTCCCCTCTCCAACAATAAAGGTATCAACAAACTTGGCGGCGGTTTGTCGGCTGAAGCGCTGACCGAAAAAGACAAAGCAGACATTAAGACTGCGGCGTTAATTGGCGTAGATTACCTGGCTGTCTCCTTCCCACGCTGCGGCGAAGATCTGAACTATGCCCGTCGCCTGGCACGCGATGCAGGATGTGATGCGAAAATTGTTGCCAAGGTTGAACGTGCGGAAGCCGTTTGCAGCCAGGAGGCAATGGATGACATCATCCTCGCCTCTGACGTGGTAATGGTTGCTCGCGGCGACCTCGGTGTGGAAATTGGCGATCCGGAACTGGTCGGCATTCAGAAAGCGTTGATCCGTCGTGCGCGTCAGCTTAACCGCGCGGTAATCACTGCGACCCAGATGATGGAGTCAATGATTACTAACCCGATGCCGACGCGTGCAGAAGTCATGGACGTAGCAAACGCCGTTCTGGATGGTACTGACGCTGTGATGCTGTCGGCAGAAACTGCTGCTGGTCAATACCCGTCAGAAACTGTTGCAGCCATGGCGCGCGTTTGCCTGGGGGCGGAAAAAATCCCGAGCATCAACGTTTCTAAACACCGTCTGGACGTTCAGTTCGACAATGTGGAAGAAGCTATTGCCATGTCAGCAATGTACGCGGCTAACCACCTGAAAGGCGTTACGGCGATCATCACCATGACCGAATCGGGTCGTACCGCGCTGATGACCTCCCGTATCAGCTCTGGTCTGCCAATTTTCGCCATGTCACGCCATGAACGTACGCTGAACCTGACTGCTCTCTATCGCGGCGTTACGCCGGTGCACTTTGATAGCGCTAATGACGGCGTAGCGGCTGCCAGCGAAGCGGTTAATCTGCTGCGCGATAAAGGTTACTTGATGTCTGGTGACCTGGTGATTGTCACCCAGGGCGACGTGATGAGTACCGTGGGTTCTACTAATACCACGCGTATTTTAACGGTAGAGTAA
- the hexR gene encoding DNA-binding transcriptional regulator HexR: MNMLEKIQSQLEHLSKSERKVAEVILASPDNAIHSSIAALALEANVSEPTVNRFCRSMDTRGFPDFKLHLAQSLANGTPYVNRNVNEDDSVESYTGKIFESAMATLDHVRHSLDKSAINRAVDLLTQAKKIAFFGLGSSAAVAHDAMNKFFRFNVPVVYSDDIVLQRMSCMNCSDGDVVVLISHTGRTKNLVELAQLARENDAMVIALTSAGTPLAREATLAITLDVPEDTDIYMPMVSRLAQLTVIDVLATGFTLRRGTKFRDNLKRVKEALKESRFDKQLLNLSDDR, encoded by the coding sequence ATGAATATGCTGGAAAAAATCCAGTCTCAGCTGGAACATTTGAGCAAATCTGAGCGCAAAGTTGCCGAGGTCATTCTGGCTTCGCCCGATAACGCGATCCATTCGAGTATTGCTGCTCTGGCGCTGGAAGCCAATGTTAGCGAACCGACGGTGAATCGTTTCTGTCGCAGCATGGACACTCGCGGTTTTCCTGATTTTAAACTTCATCTGGCACAAAGTCTGGCGAATGGCACTCCCTATGTTAATCGCAACGTCAATGAAGATGACAGCGTTGAATCATACACGGGGAAAATATTTGAGTCCGCAATGGCAACGCTCGATCATGTCCGTCATTCACTGGATAAATCTGCCATCAACCGCGCCGTCGACTTGCTCACTCAGGCAAAAAAAATCGCCTTTTTCGGATTAGGTTCTTCAGCCGCCGTTGCCCACGATGCGATGAATAAGTTCTTTCGTTTTAATGTTCCGGTGGTGTACTCCGATGATATCGTGCTGCAACGCATGAGTTGTATGAATTGTAGCGACGGAGACGTGGTGGTGCTGATTTCTCATACTGGAAGAACAAAAAATCTGGTCGAGCTGGCGCAGCTGGCACGCGAAAACGACGCTATGGTAATTGCCCTCACCTCTGCGGGTACCCCGCTCGCCCGGGAAGCAACGCTGGCAATTACCCTCGACGTACCGGAAGACACTGACATTTATATGCCCATGGTTTCTCGACTTGCACAGTTGACCGTGATAGATGTGCTGGCGACAGGATTTACTTTGCGGCGCGGTACAAAATTCAGAGATAACTTGAAGCGGGTCAAGGAAGCGCTGAAGGAATCGCGTTTTGATAAGCAGTTACTTAATTTAAGTGACGATCGCTAA
- the lpxM gene encoding lauroyl-Kdo(2)-lipid IV(A) myristoyltransferase (LpxM is lauroyl-Kdo(2)-lipid IV(A) myristoyltransferase, an enzyme characterized in Escherichia coli and involved in biosynthesis of the form of lipid A found in that species and some closely related species.) translates to METKKNNSEYIPEFDKSFRHPRYWGAWLGVAAMAGIALTPPKFRDPILARLGRFAGRLGKSSRRRALINLSLCFPERSEAEREAIVDEMFATAPQAMVMMAELAIRGPEKIQPRVDWQGLEIIEEMRRNNEKVIFLVPHGWAVDIPAMLMASQGQKMAAMFHNQGNPVFDYVWNTVRRRFGGRLHARNDGIKPFIQSVRQGYWGYYLPDQDHGPEHSEFVDFFATYKATLPAIGRLMKVCRARVVPLFPIYDGKTHRLTIQVRPPMDDLLEADDHTIARRMNEEVEIFVGPRPEQYTWILKLLKTRKPGEIQPYKRKDLYPIK, encoded by the coding sequence ATGGAAACGAAAAAAAATAATAGCGAATACATTCCTGAGTTTGATAAATCCTTTCGCCACCCGCGCTACTGGGGAGCATGGCTGGGCGTAGCAGCGATGGCGGGTATCGCTTTAACGCCGCCAAAGTTCCGTGATCCCATTCTGGCACGGCTGGGACGTTTTGCCGGACGACTGGGAAAAAGCTCACGCCGTCGTGCGTTAATCAATCTGTCGCTCTGCTTTCCAGAACGTAGTGAAGCTGAACGCGAAGCGATTGTAGATGAGATGTTTGCCACCGCGCCGCAAGCGATGGTAATGATGGCTGAGTTGGCAATACGCGGGCCGGAGAAAATTCAGCCGCGCGTTGACTGGCAAGGGCTGGAGATCATCGAAGAGATGCGGCGTAATAACGAGAAAGTGATTTTTCTGGTGCCGCACGGTTGGGCCGTCGATATTCCTGCCATGCTGATGGCCTCGCAAGGGCAGAAAATGGCAGCGATGTTCCATAATCAGGGCAACCCGGTTTTTGATTATGTCTGGAACACGGTGCGCCGTCGCTTTGGTGGTCGTCTGCATGCGAGAAATGATGGTATTAAACCATTCATCCAGTCGGTACGTCAGGGTTACTGGGGATATTATTTACCCGATCAGGATCATGGCCCAGAACACAGCGAATTTGTTGATTTCTTTGCCACCTATAAAGCGACGTTGCCCGCGATTGGTCGTTTGATGAAAGTGTGCCGTGCGCGCGTTGTACCGCTGTTTCCGATTTATGATGGCAAGACGCATCGTCTGACGATTCAGGTGCGCCCACCGATGGATGATCTGTTAGAGGCGGATGATCATACGATTGCGCGGCGGATGAATGAAGAAGTCGAGATTTTTGTTGGTCCGCGACCAGAACAATACACCTGGATATTAAAATTGCTGAAAACTCGCAAACCGGGCGAAATCCAACCGTATAAGCGCAAAGATCTTTATCCCATCAAATAA
- the mepM gene encoding murein DD-endopeptidase MepM has translation MQQIARSVALAFNNLPRPHRVMLGSLTVLTLAVAVWRPYVYHRDATPIVKTIELEQNEIRSLLPEASEPIDQAAQEDEAIPQDELDDKIAGEAGVHEYVVSTGDTLSSILNQYGIDMGDITQLAAADKELRNLKIGQQLSWTLTADGELQRLTWEVSRRETRTYDRTAANGFKMTSEMQQGEWVNNLLKGTVGGSFVASARNAGLTSAEVSAVIKAMQWQMDFRKLKKGDEFAVLMSREMLDGKREQSQLLGVRLRSEGKDYYAIRAEDGKFYDRNGTGLAKGFLRFPTAKQFRISSNFNPRRTNPVTGRVAPHRGVDFAMPQGTPVLSVGDGEVVVAKRSGAAGYYVAIRHGRSYTTRYMHLRKILVKPGQKVKRGDRIALSGNTGRSTGPHLHYEVWINQQAVNPLTAKLPRTEGLTGSDRREFLAQAKEIVPQLRFD, from the coding sequence GTGCAACAGATAGCCCGCTCTGTCGCCCTGGCGTTTAATAATTTACCGCGACCACACCGCGTTATGTTGGGGTCGCTCACCGTTCTTACTCTGGCCGTCGCTGTCTGGCGGCCCTATGTTTATCACCGCGATGCCACGCCAATTGTCAAAACCATTGAGCTGGAACAGAACGAAATTCGTTCGCTCTTACCTGAAGCCAGTGAGCCGATTGATCAAGCTGCACAAGAAGATGAAGCCATTCCCCAGGACGAACTGGATGACAAAATCGCCGGTGAAGCGGGCGTGCATGAATATGTTGTTTCCACTGGCGATACGCTAAGCAGCATTCTCAATCAGTATGGTATTGATATGGGTGATATCACCCAACTGGCTGCTGCCGACAAAGAATTGCGTAACCTGAAAATCGGTCAACAACTCTCCTGGACATTAACCGCGGACGGCGAACTGCAGCGCCTCACCTGGGAAGTGTCTCGTCGTGAAACCCGAACCTATGACCGTACTGCCGCTAACGGTTTTAAAATGACCAGCGAAATGCAGCAAGGAGAGTGGGTCAACAATCTGCTGAAAGGTACCGTCGGGGGAAGCTTTGTTGCCAGCGCCAGAAACGCCGGTTTAACCAGCGCCGAAGTGAGCGCAGTGATTAAAGCCATGCAGTGGCAAATGGATTTCCGCAAACTGAAAAAAGGCGATGAATTTGCGGTGTTAATGTCACGAGAAATGCTTGATGGTAAACGTGAGCAAAGCCAGCTGCTGGGCGTACGTTTGCGTTCAGAAGGTAAAGATTATTACGCAATCCGCGCTGAAGATGGCAAATTCTACGATCGTAACGGTACTGGTCTGGCGAAAGGATTCTTGCGATTCCCGACGGCGAAACAGTTCCGTATCTCATCTAACTTTAACCCGCGTCGTACTAATCCGGTGACCGGTCGCGTTGCGCCACACAGAGGTGTTGATTTTGCCATGCCACAAGGTACGCCAGTGCTTTCAGTGGGTGACGGTGAAGTGGTGGTTGCCAAACGCAGTGGCGCAGCAGGTTATTATGTGGCTATTCGTCATGGTCGCAGCTACACCACGCGTTATATGCACTTGCGCAAGATCCTGGTGAAACCGGGACAGAAGGTGAAACGTGGCGACCGTATCGCGCTTTCCGGTAATACCGGACGTTCAACCGGGCCGCATCTGCACTATGAAGTATGGATAAACCAGCAGGCCGTAAACCCGCTGACGGCAAAACTGCCGCGTACCGAAGGGCTGACCGGCTCCGATCGTCGCGAATTCCTGGCACAGGCCAAAGAGATTGTGCCGCAGCTACGGTTTGATTAA
- the yebB gene encoding YebB family permuted papain-like enzyme has translation MNINYPAEYEIGDIVFTCIGATLFGQISAASNCWSNHVGIIIGHNGEDFLVAESRVPLSTITTLSRFIKRSANQRYAIKRLDAGLTEQQKQRIVEQVPSRLRKLYHTGFKYESSRQFCSKFVFDIYKEALCIPVGEIETFGELLNSNPNAKLTFWKFWFLGSIPWERKTVTPASLWHHPGLVLIHAVGVETPQPELTEAV, from the coding sequence GTGAATATTAATTATCCTGCTGAATATGAAATTGGTGATATCGTCTTTACATGTATAGGTGCTACCTTATTTGGTCAAATATCAGCTGCATCAAATTGCTGGAGTAATCACGTCGGGATCATTATCGGTCATAACGGTGAAGACTTTCTGGTTGCAGAAAGCCGTGTTCCCCTCTCAACCATCACTACGCTATCCCGTTTTATTAAACGCTCTGCTAATCAACGCTATGCTATAAAGCGATTAGACGCCGGGCTAACAGAACAACAAAAACAACGAATTGTTGAACAGGTTCCCTCCCGGCTACGCAAACTTTACCACACCGGTTTTAAATACGAATCTTCGCGCCAGTTCTGTTCAAAATTTGTTTTTGATATTTATAAAGAGGCGCTATGTATTCCGGTGGGTGAAATAGAGACATTTGGAGAATTGTTAAATAGCAATCCGAATGCAAAACTCACTTTCTGGAAATTCTGGTTCTTAGGTTCTATTCCGTGGGAGCGTAAAACCGTCACGCCAGCCAGTTTGTGGCATCATCCGGGTTTGGTGTTGATTCACGCGGTGGGAGTTGAAACGCCTCAGCCTGAACTGACCGAGGCGGTATAA
- the ruvB gene encoding Holliday junction branch migration DNA helicase RuvB, with amino-acid sequence MIEADRLISAGTTLPEDVADRAIRPKLLEEYVGQPQVRSQMEIFIKAAKLRGDALDHLLIFGPPGLGKTTLANIVANEMGVNLRTTSGPVLEKAGDLAAMLTNLEPHDVLFIDEIHRLSPVVEEVLYPAMEDYQLDIMIGEGPAARSIKIDLPPFTLIGATTRAGSLTSPLRDRFGIVQRLEFYQVPDLQYIVSRSARFMGLEMSDDGALEVARRARGTPRIANRLLRRVRDFAEVKHDGTISADIAAQALDMLNVDAEGFDYMDRKLLLAVIDKFFGGPVGLDNLAAAIGEERETIEDVLEPYLIQQGFLQRTPRGRMATTRAWNHFGITPPEMP; translated from the coding sequence ATGATTGAAGCAGACCGTCTGATTTCTGCCGGTACCACTTTGCCGGAAGATGTGGCAGATCGCGCCATTCGCCCTAAATTACTGGAAGAGTATGTTGGTCAGCCGCAGGTTCGTTCGCAGATGGAGATTTTCATCAAAGCAGCGAAACTGCGCGGCGATGCCCTCGATCATCTATTGATTTTTGGTCCTCCGGGGTTGGGTAAAACTACGCTTGCCAATATTGTCGCCAATGAAATGGGCGTTAATTTACGCACGACTTCTGGTCCGGTGCTGGAAAAGGCGGGCGATCTGGCAGCAATGCTCACTAACCTTGAACCACACGATGTACTGTTTATTGATGAGATCCACCGTCTTTCACCAGTGGTGGAAGAGGTGTTGTATCCGGCAATGGAAGATTACCAACTGGATATCATGATTGGTGAAGGTCCGGCGGCACGCTCCATTAAAATTGATTTGCCGCCGTTTACCCTGATTGGTGCAACCACGCGCGCAGGTTCGCTGACATCACCGTTGCGCGATCGTTTTGGTATTGTGCAACGTCTGGAGTTTTATCAGGTGCCGGATCTGCAATATATCGTCAGTCGCAGCGCACGCTTTATGGGGCTTGAGATGAGTGATGACGGCGCGCTGGAAGTTGCTCGTCGTGCGCGCGGTACGCCACGTATTGCCAACCGTCTGCTGCGTCGAGTGCGTGATTTCGCCGAAGTGAAGCACGATGGCACCATCTCGGCAGATATCGCTGCTCAGGCGCTGGATATGTTGAATGTCGATGCTGAAGGTTTCGATTATATGGACCGCAAATTGTTGCTGGCGGTAATCGATAAGTTCTTTGGTGGGCCGGTAGGTCTGGATAACCTGGCGGCAGCCATTGGCGAAGAACGTGAAACCATTGAGGATGTACTGGAACCTTATTTGATTCAGCAAGGCTTTTTGCAGCGTACACCGCGTGGGCGTATGGCGACGACGCGGGCGTGGAATCACTTTGGCATAACGCCGCCAGAAATGCCGTAA